The Mobula birostris isolate sMobBir1 chromosome 11, sMobBir1.hap1, whole genome shotgun sequence genome has a segment encoding these proteins:
- the LOC140205434 gene encoding kremen protein 2-like — translation MKFELQLVIFIYVRLQESLSLQHRDLLPYSDNLTELPMKNSTQLSRDQIRIPTQRGVSECFQVNGADYRGNQDQTSVENGKQCLYWNETRQHAYNTRVYPNGEWGLGNHNHCRNPDGDVQPWCYISESEEGVYWKYCSIPSCTMPGYLGCFVDTGSPATLSGSSGTSTKLTVQVCVRFCRRKGYELAGLEAGYACFCGSRSDLRGQRRTSLLECNQVCFGQSSQLCGGDGRLGVYEVSVGSCGGDLRSRSGVIYSPEYPDTYKPDSECLWDLRPPGTQAVELDIRLFELREGGDRLEVQEGRTGLRLATFAGGSSPLGTHHFHAGWIRLRFLSNSVHQGQGFALVYRGLENDDVRTWTEAPRSSPTETEGLGTGRSNRMMTGIAAWAMYTAVTLTAIIILVTVCHLHKSICTRIQQKTALGLLALRRQSDLGTCHTTKGWAVTYKHSTEVLVGPSTAQSVGADLASPDTLSSSSLKSLLNSN, via the exons ACCTACTCCCGTATTCTGATAACCTTACGGAACTGCCAATGAAGAATTCCACACAACTGTCCCGTGATCAAATCAGAATCCCTACACAAAGAG GAGTCTCAGAGTGTTTCCAGGTGAATGGAGCCGATTACCGGGGCAACCAGGACCAGACGTCTGTCGAGAACGGGAAGCAGTGCTTGTACTGGAACGAAACGCGCCAGCACGCTTACAACACGCGTGTGTACCCCAACGGGGAATGGGGGCTGGGGAATCATAACCACTGCCG GAACCCGGACGGTGACGTACAGCCGTGGTGTTACATCTCGGAGAGCGAGGAAGGCGTTTACTGGAAGTACTGCAGTATCCCCAGCTGTACAA TGCCAGGCTACCTGGGCTGCTTCGTGGATACGGGGAGCCCGGCGACGCTGAGTGGCAGCAGCGGCACCTCCACCAAACTCACGGTCCAGGTCTGCGTCCGCTTCTGCCGCCGGAAGGGCTACGAG ttGGCAGGACTGGAGGCGGGATACGCCTGTTTCTGCGGCAGCCGGTCGGACCTGCGCGGACAGAGACGGACCAGCCTGCTGGAGTGCAACCAGGTCTGCTTTGGGCAGTCCAGCCAGCTGTGTGGGGGCGACGGGCGTCTCGGGGTCTACGAGG TGTCCGTGGGGTCATGTGGGGGAGATCTGCGCTCCCGCTCTGGTGTAATCTACTCCCCAGAATACCCAGATACCTACAAGCCAGACTCGGAGTGTCTCTGGGACCTGCGGCCACCAGGCACCCAGGCCGTTGAACTGGACATCCGCCTTTTCGAGCTGCGAGAGGGGGGCGACCGGCTGGAAGTGCAGGAGGGGCGGACAGGGCTACGGCTGGCCACCTTCGCTGGGGGGAGCTCCCCCCTGGGGACCCACCACTTCCACGCCGGCTGGATCCGGCTCCGGTTCCTCTCCAACTCTGTCCACCAGGGTCAGGGATTCGCACTGGTTTACCGAG GTCTGGAGAATGATGATGTCAGAACATGGACAGAAGCCCCGAGATCCTCCCCCACAGAGACCGAGGGGTTAGGGACCGGACGTTCGAACAGGATGATGACCGGAATAGCAG CCTGGGCCATGTACACAGCCGTCACTCTAACAGCCATCATTATCCTTGTCACAGTGTGTCACCTGCACAAGAG CATCTGCACTCGAATTCAGCAGAAGACGGCGTTGGGCCTCTTGGCATTGAGAAGGCAGTCGGATCTCGGCACTTGCCACACCACCAAAGGCTGGGCAGTCACCTACAAGCATTCGACAGAGGTCCTTGTGGGGCCCTCCACAGCCCAGAGTGTGGGGGCTGATTTGGCCTCTCCCGACACCCTCTCCAGCTCCTCTCTTAAATCCCTCCTCAACAGCAACTAG